Sequence from the Acidobacteriota bacterium genome:
TGAGACGCGTGGACAGAGCGCTCGACCTCGACGGCAACGCCGTCGCGGAGGAAGGCACCGAGAACGTCGGAGCCCGTCACCGGTCCGCGTACCGGCTGGCGGGCGCGCTGCCGGGCGCCATCGTCATCGTGATCTCGCAGGACGGCGGCGTGCGGTTCGTCGCCCAGAAGGACGGACGCGTCACCTACTGGGAGCAGGAATGACCGGGTGGAAAGTGCGTCGAATGCCCGTCGCGCACGCCCGCGCTGCTGCCCCGGTCGCCGCTGGCCGGTCTGCTGATCGATGTTCCAGCCGAACTTCGACGTGATCACGACCTCGTCGCGGAACGGCACGATGGCCTCGCCCAGAATCCGCTCGCATTCATGCGGGCCGTAGGCTTCGGCGGTGTCGAAGAACGTGATGCCCCTGTCGAACGCCACGCGGTTTGCGACCAGGTCATGTTCCGGTGGTGGATGGCCTGTGATTCAGGGCGGAGGGGTGCCGGTCACTGCGGTCAGCGCCGCAGTCGCCCTGGGCCATCCGGCGTAGAAGGCCACGTGGGTCAACGCCTCCACGACCTGCGCGCGCGTGAGGCCACTGGCGACGCCACGCTGCACATACGGCTGGAGTTGGTCATGCGCACCCATACCGGCGAGTGCGGCGATCGTGACCAGACTTCGATCGCGGACACTCAGGTCGCCGCGTCGCCAGAGGTCGTCGAACACGACCTCGCTGGTGAGCTGTGCGAACTTCCGGGCGGTCGCCGCCACGGCATCGCTCACGCCTTCGCGCCGTGACGTCTTTGCACCGGCGGTAGCGGTACGAGCCGCGGCGTCGGCAAGCGCCTGCGTATCGACGTTGCGAGCGGTGTACACCTGCTCGTACGCCTCGAGCGCCGAGACCGCATTCGGCCATCCGGAGTAGATCGCCAGATGGGCGAGCACGCCTGATGCCTCCGACGGCCGCAGGCCGTTGTCCAGCGCCCGCCCCAGGTGCCCGGTCAACTGGGCCGACTTTCCCGTGGCGATGAGCACCGAAATCGTCACGAGACTCCGGTCGCGCGGCGACAGCTCGGTACGCCGCCACACGTCGCCGAACAACACTTCGTCGGTCAGCCGTGCGAGCCCAGGCGCGAGTCGTTGTTGCCGGGGTCCGGACGGTCGCATCGTGCCCTGCGCCGGCGCGCCGCGTTGCGCCTGCGGGGCCGCGTGGTACTGCTCGTCGGTTACCGGCTCCATCCACTGCACGGTCGTGCCGTTCTGGTGCTCGCTGACGGCGATGTGGGTCATGGACGCGCGCGGTGACGCCCCATGCCAGTGCTTCTGGCCGGCCGGGATTCTGACGACGTCGCCCGTGCGGATCTCCTGGACGCCATCACCCCATTGCTGGACTCGGCCGACGCCGGCGGTCACGATCAGCACCTGGCCGCGCGGATGCGCGTGCCACGCGGTGCGGGCGCCGGCCTCGAACGTGACCGTTCCGCCACTGGCATGTGAGGGGTCGGCCGCCTCGAACAGCATCTCGACGCGCACCGCACCCGTGAAGTTCTCTGTCGGTCCTGGCCGGACGGCGCGAGAGCCGCCGCGCGTGATGTCCACCGTCTGTGCCTCCGCCGACGCCGACGCAAGCAGCGCCGTCGCCGTGACGATCAATACCGGGAGATTCATGGATGCTCCGATCGTTGCCTCAGCCGGATCTCGGGCTGCTGCGATCAGCGGCCGAGTGTGCGCGCGAAGAACGGCGTCAGCTTGCCCATGGCGGCCTCGACATACTCGGGCACCCAATAGGTCTCGATGTGTGTTGCGCCATCGATCGTGAACAGTTCCTTGTCCTTCGTGCCGGTCGCCTTGTGGAACGCGTCCTCGGTCATGTACAGGCTGTCGGCCTTGCTGCCGGCCATCATGAGGAGCGGCTGGTCGATCAGGGCGATCTGATCGGTGGCATCCCACCGCATCAGGTCCAGCAGGCTGCTCATGGTGTACCTGAAAGTCGAGCACGCGTGCGCGTGGGTCCGCCAATAGTACTGGTACCCCTGCCGATACATCTCGAAGGGCAGAACCGCGATCTGCGCATCCGTCATGTCGGCATCACCGGCATACGAGACCGGACCACCCGCCATCTCCCGGGCGCGAGCCTCCGACGCCTGCCGCAGACGTTCCTGGATCGTGTCCAGTTGTGAATCTGCGAAGCCGTTCCGCCGCACTCGCCCGGAGTTGAACATGCTCAACGTCGCTACCGACGTGAAGCGCTTGTCGGTCTTGGCCGCAGCCAGCGCGTAGCCGCCACCGCCGCAGATGCCGAGCACGCCCAGGCGCGTCCCATCGGCGCCAGGGTACCTGGTGATGAAGTCCGCCATGCCGTGGATGTCCTCGATGCGATAGGCAGGCTTGTCGACGTTGCGCGGCGCGCCACCGCTGCCGCCCTGATACGCGGCATCCGCGGTGATCGTGATGTAGCCCTCCGCGGCGAGGCGCTGGGCATACAGCCCCGCGACCTGTTCCTTGACTCCGCCGTTCGGATGCGCGACGACGACTGCAGGATATGTCCGCTGCGGGTCGTGGTTGGCCGGGGTGTAGACGTTGCCGACGATGTCCAGGCCGGTCAGCTTGTAGGTGACGGGACGGATGTTGACCTTGCCTGGCTCGTTCGTCGCGATGGCATCGCGATACACCAGGGTCCACGGATTCTGTGTCGACGTGCGTGCGTTGGCGGTCGCGTTGGTCATGGCTCGAACTCCTGGTACTGCACCCGAGAGCACCAGCGCGGAGGCTCCGAGGAACTTGCGTCGGCTCGTGTTGATGGCGTGAGCGGTCATGACAGCTTCTTTCCGGCAAGGAACTGCGACACCAGATCGGCGATCTGCACGTTGTTCAGGTCGGACATCAGGACGTGCGTGTTGCTGCGGATGCCGACATCAGGAAGATGCACGAGTTGGGCATCGCCGCCATGCCTGTTCACGATGTCGACCCAGAGCCTGGCCATCGCGAGCCGCACCCGCCAGTTGTCCTGTCCGCGGGCCGTGGGCGGCTCGACCGGAAAGTTGTCGCCGTAGTGAATGGCGATCGGGATGCGGGTGAGCTTCTCGCCCGGATGACCAGCGCCGACGCGTCGCGGGCGGTGCGTGCCGCGCCTGGTGGCGCGCAGCCCGCCGTCATCGATGGCAAGGCGAGCGCGATGGCGAGGCTGGACATCTGGTGTGTCACGGAGGGTTCCTTCGTGTGCGCTGACGCTCGTGTCGCTGTCGCGCCCGTCCAGCATAACCAGCCGCACCGCGTCCGAGTAGACCGTCAGACGTGGATGGGGATGTGAATGTCATTCATCAATGCAGTTCCACAACCTGAACGTCCCTCACCTCAGTCCTCACGGTGGCGGACGAGCGGAGCTTCACGAAGGCGGCGAAACGGCTGGGCGTGTCTCGGTCCGCGCTGAGCCATGCCGTCCGCGGCCTGGAGGAACGTCTTGGCGTGCAGTTGCTGGCGCGCACGACGCGCAGCGTGGCACCGACAGATGTCGCACGCACCCGCAGAGGGCTGCAGTCGATTGTGTGTGCGTCGATGGCGGTGCCGGCGGACGTGATGATGCGCGGGCCGCGTCGCGGCATCGTCGGTCGCGCCGGCGCAGGCGTCGATCGGGGACATGCTCAGCGGCCCGTGAGGTGATCCCATTGCGCGCCGGCCTGCTCGACGGCGGCGGCAACATCCTGCGCCAGCATGTAGCGGTCGGCAACGAGCCGGGTGCAGGCCGTTTCGATGCGCGCCAGGTAGGCGCGGCGATCCGGGTAGCGTTCTTCGATTGACGGCCGCGGGTCGCCCGACGCCAATCGCTCCGCCCTGGTACGCGCAAACGGCAGGAACGAGCCCACCATGCTGAGGAGTTCATCGGGTGCGCCGATGTCGGGCCGTCGGAGATTCCAACCCGTGTGCGACGCGAGCGGCACCTGGATGATGGGCAGGCGGATTCCCGCGATCTCGTTGCCGTCGCCAGGATCCACTTGCGGCACCTTGTTGACGAAGGGCGTGCCGAGCCGCGGTGGTTCGAAGGCGATGATGCCCTTGGTCACGAACTCCGGGCCGAAATCGAGACGGTCGGCGTGGTGCATGCGCTGCGGCACGGCCACTCCGGGTATCTTCGGGAAGCGCAGGTCCTTCAGCGCCACGAGCGTCCCGTCGGCAACCGTCGGATAGCGCGATGCCGGTGGTTCGACGCCCGTCTGAAGCCACTCCTGCATGCCCACCAGGAGCGCACGCATCGCGTAGCGGAAGTCATGTGCGTTGCCAGGGTTCTGGCCCGCTCCCGCAGTCGGTGGGAAGCGGCCGGGTCCGTGCTGACTGCCCGCGAGCAGGTAGATGCGGGTACTCGGATCGGGGGCAACGTCGCGTGCCCCGTCCAGCGTGGTGTGAATGAGCGAGGCGGCGCGCCCGTAGTACTCGTACGACGAGTTGGTCTGGAAAATCCGCGGCACCACCTTGGCGGCCTTCACACGCGTCAGGAGCCCGTCGGTGCGCCCGGTCTCCGGGTCGGTCTGC
This genomic interval carries:
- a CDS encoding carboxymuconolactone decarboxylase family protein, whose amino-acid sequence is MNLPVLIVTATALLASASAEAQTVDITRGGSRAVRPGPTENFTGAVRVEMLFEAADPSHASGGTVTFEAGARTAWHAHPRGQVLIVTAGVGRVQQWGDGVQEIRTGDVVRIPAGQKHWHGASPRASMTHIAVSEHQNGTTVQWMEPVTDEQYHAAPQAQRGAPAQGTMRPSGPRQQRLAPGLARLTDEVLFGDVWRRTELSPRDRSLVTISVLIATGKSAQLTGHLGRALDNGLRPSEASGVLAHLAIYSGWPNAVSALEAYEQVYTARNVDTQALADAAARTATAGAKTSRREGVSDAVAATARKFAQLTSEVVFDDLWRRGDLSVRDRSLVTIAALAGMGAHDQLQPYVQRGVASGLTRAQVVEALTHVAFYAGWPRATAALTAVTGTPPP
- a CDS encoding alpha/beta hydrolase, with translation MTAHAINTSRRKFLGASALVLSGAVPGVRAMTNATANARTSTQNPWTLVYRDAIATNEPGKVNIRPVTYKLTGLDIVGNVYTPANHDPQRTYPAVVVAHPNGGVKEQVAGLYAQRLAAEGYITITADAAYQGGSGGAPRNVDKPAYRIEDIHGMADFITRYPGADGTRLGVLGICGGGGYALAAAKTDKRFTSVATLSMFNSGRVRRNGFADSQLDTIQERLRQASEARAREMAGGPVSYAGDADMTDAQIAVLPFEMYRQGYQYYWRTHAHACSTFRYTMSSLLDLMRWDATDQIALIDQPLLMMAGSKADSLYMTEDAFHKATGTKDKELFTIDGATHIETYWVPEYVEAAMGKLTPFFARTLGR